In Candidatus Eisenbacteria bacterium, the genomic window CGGTGGCCGACTGGTCCCTCGCCTCTCCCGTGCCCGGCGCTTACGCCATGGCCAGCGGCGAGCCGGTGTGGTTCGCCTGCGCCCACGAGCTGGTGACCCGGTTCCCGGCCGTCGCCGCGGTGGCCGGCTCCGCCCCGCCGACGCCGCGCTGGCGCGCGGCTGCCAGCGTCAGGCGCACGTCCTCGAGTCGATCGCGCAACGAGGCGGCGCGTTCGAAGTCGAGCGCACGGGCGGCATCGAGCATCTCCCGCTCGAGCCGGGCCATCAGCACATCGGCGCCTTCGACCTCGACGGCGGCGAGCAGCGACTGCATTTCATTCTCTGCGCCGCCCGCGATCGCATCGGCGACCGCGGTCGACTGCATGATCTCCTCGAGCGTCTTGCGGATGGTCTCGGGCACGATGTCGTGGGCGGCGTTGTACTCGAGCTGCCGAATGCGGCGGCGATTCGTCTCTTCGAGTGCACGCTTCATCGAATCCGTCATCACGTCCGCATACAGCACCACGCGTCCGTTCACGTTGCGAGCCGCGCGGCCCGCGGTCTGGATCAGCGAACGCTCGGAGCGCAGGAAGCCTTCCTTGTCGGCGTCGAGGATCGCGACCAGCGACACTTCCGGCAGGTCGAGCCCCTCGCGCAACAGGTTGATGCCCACCAGCACGTCGAACTCCGCGAGCCGCAAGCCGCGCAGGATCTCGACGCGCTCGAGCGCATCCACGTCGCTGTGCAGGTAGCGCACCTTGACCCCGGCTTCCGACAGATAGTCGGTCAGGTCTTCGGACATGCGCTTGGTGAGCGTGGTCACCAGCGTGCGCTCTCCGACCGCCACGCGCTGGCGGATCTCCTCGAGCAGGTCGTCGACCTGGCCCGCGATCGGTTTGATCACGATGTCGGGATCCACCAGTCCGGTCGGGCGGATGATCTGCTCGACCACCACGCCCTTCGACTGTTCGATCTCGAACACCGCGGGGGTCGCCGAAATGTAGAGCGTGGGAGCGGCGAGCTGTTGAAACTCGGTGAACTTGAGCGGCCGGTTGTCGAGTGCCGAGGGCAGGCGGAAACCGAAGTCGACCAGCACCTGCTTGCGCGAGCGGTCGCCTTCGTACATCCCGCCGATCTGCGGCACCGTCACGTGCGATTCGTCGATGACCAGCAGCCATTCCTTCGGGAAGTAGTCGATCAGGCATCCCGGCCGCGCCCCCGGCGCGCGCCCCGACAGGTGCCGCGAGTAGTTCTCGACACCCGGGCAGGTCCCGATGGCGCCGAGCATCTCGAGATCGTATTCGGTGCGCTGTTTGAGACGCTGCGCTTCGAGCAGCTTGTTCTCGGCGCGGAGCACTTCGAGGCGCTCGCGCAGCTCGTCGCGGATCGCATGCAGCGCAGCCTGCATTCGCGGCTCCGGCGTCACGAAATGCTTGGCCGGGTAGAGCGCGAGCCGATCCATGCGTCGCTGAACCTGTCCGGTGAGTGGATCGACCGCCGAGATCCGCGCCACCACGTCGTCATCGAGCTCGATGCGCACCAGGTGGTTCTCGTACGCAGGGTGAACCTCGACCACGTCGCCGCGCACCCGGAACGTGCCGCGTCCGGGCGCCAGATCGTTCCGCGCGTACTGGATGCCGACCAGCTTGTCGAGCAGCTCGTGGCGCGTGATGCGGGCGCCGGTGCCGGTGTCGAGGCGCATGCCGCGCCAGTCCTCGGGGGCGCCGAGGCCGTAGATGCACGACACGCTCGCCACGATGATCACGTCGTCGCGCTCCAGCAGCATCGAGGTCGCCTGCAGCCGCAGGCGGTCGATGTCGTCGTTGATGCTGGCGTCTTTCGCGATGTAGGTGTTGGTCGAGGGAACGTAGGCTTCGGGCTGGTAGTAGTCGTAGTACGAGATGAAGTAGCCGACCGCGTTGTCGGGGAAGAACTGCTTGAACTCCCCGTAGAGCTGCGCCGCCAGCGTCTTGTTGTGCGAGATCACGAGCGTCGGACGTTTCCACTCGTTGATCACGTTCGCGATCGTGTAGGTCTTGCCGGAACCCGTCACGCCGAGCAGCGTCTGATGGGCGTGGCCGGCGTTCAGGCCCGCCAGCAGCTCGATGATCGCTCGCGGCTGGTCGCCGCGCGGCTCGTACGGCCGATGAATGGAGAAGGGCATGGGGCGGGAATGCTAGTCGAGCACCCGCCCCGGCCCAAGTGACCTAATACCGCGTCCGCATCGTGAAGCGCAGCGTGACGGAACCCTTCGATGCGACCGGCAGCGCCCACTCCAGCGTATTCGCATCCTTGCGCTTCGCGGGATGTGTGGACTTGAGGATCTCCGAGTCCCCCCCCACCGACTCCTCGACCGTGATCGTCACCGCCGTGGACTTGCGGTTGCGCAGCTCGATCTGGACCTCGAACTCGCGTTCGCGATCGGAGATGCGACGCTCCGCGAGCACCTTGCGCTCCGCGGCGAGATCGAATGCGTTGCCGAGGGTGACCGAGAACTTCTCGCCTTCCGCGACGTGCCGGGTGTTCGACTCGCCGGCGAACTGGCCGGCGCCATCGGCGTCGGTGTCGAAGATACGCACGCGACCGCCGGGCAGCGGCACCCCGAGTCCGCTGTCCTTCGCGTTCACGAAGTCGAGCTGGGCTTCGACGGCATTCGCTCCGCCGCGCAACAGATACTTGGGCGCGAACTTGACCTCGCGCGGCTCGAGCATCACGAGGCTCTGGGTTTCGCGATTGCGCAGCGTGGCCGGCCGTGGCAATGCGTACAGGTGGTACTCGGAGAAGGTCTGCTCGACCAGCGCTCCGTCGGCGACCTGCAGCGACACCGACATCTCGGTGCGGTACATCGCGCTCTTCGGCATCGGCGAGGGGCCGGTGCGGCGCGGATCGCCCGCCACCAGCTTGAGCGTGGCGTCCTCGTAGTCGCGGCCGCTCTCGTTGACCACCGTAACGATCGCCGACCAGCGGCCCGAGAGCTCCCCGGTGCGTTCGAGCACGTGCTCCGCGTTCCACGACAGTCCGCCGGTCATGTAGACGAGGTCGGCCTCGAGACGGCCCTTCTGGGCGCCCTCGATCACGGCCTCGAGAGTGGGACGGGTCGAGATCGCCGCGCCGCCCTGCGCAAGCCGCACCTCGTCGACCGCGTGACGGGCGAGGGTCGCGAGCGTGCC contains:
- the uvrB gene encoding excinuclease ABC subunit UvrB, encoding MPFSIHRPYEPRGDQPRAIIELLAGLNAGHAHQTLLGVTGSGKTYTIANVINEWKRPTLVISHNKTLAAQLYGEFKQFFPDNAVGYFISYYDYYQPEAYVPSTNTYIAKDASINDDIDRLRLQATSMLLERDDVIIVASVSCIYGLGAPEDWRGMRLDTGTGARITRHELLDKLVGIQYARNDLAPGRGTFRVRGDVVEVHPAYENHLVRIELDDDVVARISAVDPLTGQVQRRMDRLALYPAKHFVTPEPRMQAALHAIRDELRERLEVLRAENKLLEAQRLKQRTEYDLEMLGAIGTCPGVENYSRHLSGRAPGARPGCLIDYFPKEWLLVIDESHVTVPQIGGMYEGDRSRKQVLVDFGFRLPSALDNRPLKFTEFQQLAAPTLYISATPAVFEIEQSKGVVVEQIIRPTGLVDPDIVIKPIAGQVDDLLEEIRQRVAVGERTLVTTLTKRMSEDLTDYLSEAGVKVRYLHSDVDALERVEILRGLRLAEFDVLVGINLLREGLDLPEVSLVAILDADKEGFLRSERSLIQTAGRAARNVNGRVVLYADVMTDSMKRALEETNRRRIRQLEYNAAHDIVPETIRKTLEEIMQSTAVADAIAGGAENEMQSLLAAVEVEGADVLMARLEREMLDAARALDFERAASLRDRLEDVRLTLAAARQRGVGGAEPATAATAGNRVTSSWAQANHTGSPLAMA
- a CDS encoding DUF4139 domain-containing protein — protein: MLRSMMTTLLIAGLAAADALAAGPAVTVYTSDLALIRERRTFDVRAARDTLAVPDIPERLDFASVRLGLGGRAKLARLAYRYDLGSGDALLEHARGRRVTVSAREGRIVEGVLLAADGAWLVVRRDDGTLATLARHAVDEVRLAQGGAAISTRPTLEAVIEGAQKGRLEADLVYMTGGLSWNAEHVLERTGELSGRWSAIVTVVNESGRDYEDATLKLVAGDPRRTGPSPMPKSAMYRTEMSVSLQVADGALVEQTFSEYHLYALPRPATLRNRETQSLVMLEPREVKFAPKYLLRGGANAVEAQLDFVNAKDSGLGVPLPGGRVRIFDTDADGAGQFAGESNTRHVAEGEKFSVTLGNAFDLAAERKVLAERRISDREREFEVQIELRNRKSTAVTITVEESVGGDSEILKSTHPAKRKDANTLEWALPVASKGSVTLRFTMRTRY